One genomic window of Sphingopyxis sp. OPL5 includes the following:
- a CDS encoding aromatic ring-hydroxylating oxygenase subunit alpha, producing the protein MYLSPEHNRQVAEKLFRHIRDNSTDMIEETYEYPLSVYSDPDIAVAEREKIFEQYPMMALHGSQLPESGSYVTVKLNRSEALVTRGKDGQVRAFLNMCRHRGATLVTEAEGKQGRFSCPYHGWTYTNEGELIGLTFKQTLGLGLPCRERNLIALPCEERHGFIWIVENPEGSIDVAAHLGPVMDGVLAGYGLDRQYFYREAFFEFDQNWKIMVDGLTDGYHVQWVHGPTIRPYFYMNMMARVEGTGDHAVTTTPRRKIDEILDSEPGEHDLDPYVVYGNMVFPNVSIQLHPHHAEFWTMYQDVHNPGRSRVHLRFLTPKAPGDYDERGQIILAKNWDIAEAAILNEDVPIGDSIQRSANMPNTGTMLLAHNEVINQQFHRSYDRVMAGPGVVPMQARAARG; encoded by the coding sequence AGGAAACCTACGAATATCCGCTGTCGGTCTATTCGGATCCCGACATCGCGGTCGCCGAGCGCGAAAAGATTTTTGAACAGTATCCGATGATGGCGCTTCACGGCAGCCAGCTTCCCGAATCGGGCAGCTACGTGACGGTGAAACTGAACCGCAGCGAGGCGCTGGTCACGCGCGGCAAGGACGGCCAGGTCCGCGCCTTCCTCAACATGTGCCGCCACCGCGGCGCGACTTTGGTGACCGAGGCCGAGGGCAAGCAGGGGCGCTTTTCCTGTCCCTATCATGGTTGGACCTATACCAATGAGGGCGAGCTGATCGGCCTGACCTTCAAACAGACGCTGGGGCTCGGCCTACCGTGCCGCGAACGCAATCTGATCGCCCTGCCCTGCGAGGAACGCCACGGCTTCATCTGGATCGTCGAAAATCCTGAAGGGTCGATCGACGTAGCCGCGCATCTCGGCCCGGTGATGGACGGGGTGCTCGCGGGTTATGGTCTCGACCGCCAATATTTCTACCGCGAAGCCTTTTTCGAGTTCGACCAGAATTGGAAGATCATGGTCGACGGGCTGACCGACGGCTATCATGTCCAATGGGTCCATGGGCCAACGATCCGGCCCTATTTCTATATGAACATGATGGCGCGGGTCGAAGGGACCGGCGACCATGCGGTGACCACGACACCGCGGCGCAAGATCGACGAGATATTGGACAGCGAGCCGGGCGAACACGACCTCGACCCCTATGTGGTCTATGGCAATATGGTCTTCCCCAATGTCAGCATCCAGCTGCACCCGCATCACGCCGAATTCTGGACGATGTATCAGGACGTCCACAACCCCGGCCGCTCGCGCGTCCATCTGCGCTTCCTGACCCCCAAGGCGCCCGGCGACTATGACGAGCGCGGCCAGATCATCCTCGCCAAGAATTGGGACATCGCCGAAGCCGCCATCCTGAACGAGGATGTGCCGATCGGCGACAGCATCCAGCGGTCGGCGAACATGCCGAACACCGGCACGATGCTGCTCGCGCACAACGAAGTGATCAACCAGCAGTTTCACCGCAGCTATGACCGGGTGATGGCGGGCCCAGGCGTGGTTCCGATGCAGGCGCGCGCAGCGCGCGGCTGA
- a CDS encoding CaiB/BaiF CoA transferase family protein, with translation MPYDFLTDLLVLEVSHFGPDALGGRLADMGARVIKVEDPDGGDPLRRAGPWSVGDETGFSYMHLRWNRGKESVIIDLASEAGRAEFLTLAAKADVVIEGMRAGVMARLGLGYEVLKGVNPAIIFCSLSGLGETGPYAKLASHGPSFDAYGGLGTPVSDSISRYDGAQAPSIGMYAYGLEAAFAVVSAVHRARRTGEGAAIEVAAADCSAHWLPEALDPLLNPDTTFARPGFLDASGKMRFWARMENYRCADGKLVFLMTFTPKSWQALLKLVGRPDLEAIYTREPQTGTEDAEVNAALIPIFASRPRADWLADFERDNVAAMPVNSFADVIADPHFSARDNTYQASLPDGRKLTLTSTAIHVAGQHFGMPLAPEVGEDDAAIRAEFGLGAR, from the coding sequence ATGCCCTATGATTTCCTGACCGACCTGCTGGTGCTCGAGGTATCGCATTTCGGCCCCGATGCGCTCGGCGGCCGGCTTGCCGACATGGGGGCTCGGGTGATCAAGGTCGAGGATCCCGACGGCGGCGACCCGCTGCGCCGCGCCGGTCCCTGGTCGGTGGGCGACGAAACGGGCTTTTCCTACATGCATCTGCGCTGGAATCGCGGCAAGGAAAGCGTGATCATCGACCTCGCGAGCGAGGCGGGACGCGCGGAGTTCCTGACGCTGGCGGCCAAGGCCGATGTCGTGATTGAGGGCATGCGCGCCGGCGTGATGGCGCGACTGGGGCTCGGTTATGAGGTGCTGAAGGGGGTGAACCCTGCAATCATCTTCTGCTCGCTGTCGGGGCTCGGCGAGACGGGCCCTTATGCCAAGCTCGCCTCGCACGGGCCGTCGTTCGACGCCTATGGCGGGCTCGGCACGCCGGTGAGCGACAGCATCTCGCGCTACGACGGGGCGCAGGCGCCGTCGATCGGCATGTACGCCTATGGGCTGGAGGCGGCCTTCGCCGTCGTGTCGGCGGTACATCGCGCGCGGCGGACGGGCGAGGGGGCGGCGATCGAGGTCGCGGCGGCCGATTGTTCGGCGCACTGGCTGCCCGAGGCGCTCGATCCTTTGCTCAATCCCGACACGACCTTTGCGCGGCCGGGATTCCTTGATGCCAGCGGCAAAATGCGTTTCTGGGCGCGGATGGAAAATTACCGTTGCGCCGACGGCAAGCTGGTCTTCCTGATGACCTTCACGCCGAAGAGCTGGCAGGCGCTGCTTAAGCTCGTCGGCCGTCCCGACCTCGAAGCCATCTACACGCGCGAGCCGCAGACGGGGACCGAGGACGCGGAGGTCAATGCCGCATTGATCCCGATCTTCGCCTCGCGCCCGCGCGCCGACTGGCTCGCCGATTTCGAGCGCGACAATGTGGCGGCGATGCCGGTGAACAGCTTTGCCGATGTCATCGCCGACCCGCATTTCAGTGCGCGCGACAACACCTATCAGGCGTCGCTGCCCGACGGGCGCAAGCTGACTTTGACCTCGACCGCGATCCATGTCGCGGGACAGCATTTCGGCATGCCGCTGGCGCCCGAAGTTGGCGAGGACGACGCCGCGATCCGCGCCGAATTCGGCCTCGGCGCGCGCTGA
- a CDS encoding isochorismatase family cysteine hydrolase produces MDQSAGTIGGMLPSGLSAHWYNADAFTPGDPWNGFDPARTALVLVDLINWQVDPDGPSIAAMRAAGHDDRADHLLARFADTIAPNLALLLPAARRAGVRVVHARLASRHPDYADVVPALRPYVKAAGALDGSPGAAPIAEVGDEPGDLSIVKSGSGAFGGTELDFLLRREGIDTILYAGVVTTACVLLSVAAGFDLGYRQYLVADCTGTLSAGDQEDAERLIGNYPAEIVTAADAVAAMEKQSHAL; encoded by the coding sequence GTGGACCAATCAGCCGGCACCATAGGTGGCATGCTGCCGTCCGGCCTTTCCGCCCATTGGTATAATGCGGATGCCTTTACGCCCGGCGATCCGTGGAACGGCTTTGACCCGGCGCGAACCGCGCTCGTCCTCGTCGACCTGATCAACTGGCAGGTCGATCCGGATGGCCCCTCGATTGCCGCAATGCGCGCGGCGGGGCATGATGATCGCGCCGACCATCTGCTCGCGCGCTTCGCCGACACCATCGCGCCCAATCTTGCCTTGTTGCTGCCCGCCGCGCGCCGTGCGGGCGTGCGCGTGGTCCATGCGCGGCTTGCCAGCCGGCATCCGGACTATGCCGATGTCGTCCCGGCGCTGCGCCCCTATGTGAAAGCGGCCGGGGCTTTGGACGGATCGCCCGGCGCTGCGCCGATCGCCGAGGTCGGCGACGAGCCCGGCGACCTGTCGATCGTCAAATCGGGGTCGGGCGCGTTCGGCGGGACCGAGCTTGACTTTCTTCTCCGGCGCGAAGGCATCGACACGATCCTCTACGCCGGGGTGGTGACGACCGCCTGCGTGCTGCTCAGCGTTGCCGCGGGGTTCGACCTTGGATACCGGCAATATCTGGTCGCCGATTGCACCGGCACGCTGTCGGCGGGCGACCAGGAGGATGCCGAACGGCTGATCGGCAATTATCCGGCCGAAATCGTGACTGCCGCCGATGCCGTCGCGGCGATGGAGAAGCAATCCCATGCCCTATGA
- a CDS encoding TonB-dependent receptor produces MRFSYKLATCTLAIAVSTVSTAAMAQDAGDAADDSSGVNEIVVTAQKRDERLQDVPIAVSAFTPDQLQQSGVSDVLELAAVTPSLLITEGSSAAQPYIRGVGGRNITPGNEATTAVYVDGVYQTDKTGILLQGFPDVQSVQVLRGPQGTLFGRNATSGAILVTTKKPDTEFGGMLEGTYGTDEEGARGFVTGGLSDTLALSVSGFYRNERPYIRNRTQALNGAGKYVGGDQSFGFRGSVLWEATPDFTATLSGYYSKGETNAVVALQPILGETTTTGQVASGIDISRPERSYYGQIDPEVRFQGYGGSLTLDADVGPVNIKSITAYSHSTSGVEYDLDGSPANVFWFDTALKGRSYQQEIDITSMNDGPFQWILGGFYLNYRDGYAGLDQYVGLPVPSTLRPHTVPQALLDRSAAGAGPASGLAYIDQSAFVTIKSLGLFGEASYAFSDAAKLTVGLRYTDEKHVLDKDNAGTTYVPNGTGGVIAIHSNSAAICAANPACKGLSAPFSELTYRAVFDYKFSDDVMGYLSYNRGFKSGVYNISSIPNVIPTQPETIDAFEVGLKTSLFDRKVTFNAAAYYYKYDNLQVPIVDPVTNTQQSINAAKATISGLEIEAAYRPNDRFSLSTGFATFFKSEYDSFKNCAIYRRRASGLAVPPNADCSGFDLPATPDVTVSVQANYNIPLANGGKFELSGLFSYVDSFDHATYGAYPAGGTGAGAYPAGIGRAPIQKATETLNLSATFHAPDDAFYVSVWGKDLFNQNDVFRNVSTTSFGYYSVLSRGTTAGVTIGTKFGSQR; encoded by the coding sequence ATGCGCTTTTCTTACAAGCTCGCCACATGCACGCTGGCGATTGCGGTTTCGACCGTCTCGACGGCGGCGATGGCGCAGGATGCCGGGGACGCGGCCGACGACAGTTCGGGCGTCAATGAAATCGTTGTGACCGCGCAGAAGCGCGACGAACGTTTGCAGGACGTGCCGATCGCTGTTTCGGCCTTTACGCCCGATCAGCTCCAGCAAAGCGGCGTTTCGGATGTTCTGGAACTGGCCGCGGTCACGCCGTCGCTTCTGATCACCGAAGGATCGAGCGCGGCACAGCCCTATATTCGCGGCGTCGGCGGGCGGAACATCACCCCCGGCAACGAAGCCACCACCGCTGTTTATGTCGATGGCGTGTATCAGACCGACAAGACCGGTATCCTGCTTCAGGGTTTCCCCGATGTGCAGTCGGTGCAGGTCCTGCGCGGGCCGCAAGGAACCTTGTTCGGCCGCAACGCGACGTCTGGCGCGATCCTGGTCACCACGAAAAAGCCCGACACCGAATTCGGCGGAATGCTCGAAGGCACCTATGGCACCGATGAAGAAGGCGCTCGCGGTTTCGTGACGGGCGGCCTTTCGGACACGCTCGCGCTCAGTGTCAGCGGCTTTTACCGCAACGAGCGTCCCTATATCCGCAACCGCACCCAGGCGCTGAACGGCGCCGGCAAATATGTCGGCGGTGATCAGAGCTTCGGCTTTCGCGGGTCGGTGCTCTGGGAAGCCACGCCCGATTTCACCGCGACGCTGTCGGGCTATTATTCGAAGGGCGAAACCAATGCCGTGGTGGCGTTGCAGCCGATCCTGGGGGAAACCACCACGACCGGCCAGGTGGCATCGGGGATCGATATTTCGCGGCCCGAACGCTCCTATTATGGCCAGATCGATCCCGAAGTCCGCTTCCAGGGCTATGGCGGCTCGCTGACCCTCGACGCCGATGTCGGGCCGGTCAACATCAAGTCGATCACGGCCTATAGCCACAGCACCTCGGGGGTCGAATATGACCTCGACGGCTCGCCCGCGAACGTCTTCTGGTTCGATACCGCGCTCAAGGGCCGGAGCTATCAGCAGGAAATCGACATCACCTCGATGAACGATGGGCCGTTCCAGTGGATTCTCGGCGGCTTCTATCTCAACTACCGCGACGGCTATGCGGGGCTCGACCAATATGTCGGACTGCCCGTCCCCAGCACGCTCCGGCCGCACACGGTGCCGCAAGCGCTGCTCGACCGCTCGGCGGCCGGCGCCGGCCCGGCGTCGGGCCTGGCCTATATCGATCAGAGCGCCTTCGTGACCATCAAGTCGCTCGGCCTCTTCGGTGAAGCATCCTATGCGTTCAGCGACGCTGCCAAGCTGACGGTAGGTCTGCGCTACACCGACGAAAAGCATGTCCTCGACAAGGACAATGCGGGCACCACCTATGTGCCCAACGGCACCGGCGGCGTCATTGCGATCCACAGCAATTCGGCCGCGATCTGCGCGGCCAACCCGGCGTGCAAGGGCCTTAGCGCGCCCTTCTCCGAGCTGACCTATCGTGCGGTTTTCGACTATAAGTTCAGCGACGATGTCATGGGCTATCTGAGCTACAACCGCGGCTTCAAGAGCGGCGTCTACAATATCTCGTCGATCCCCAACGTCATCCCGACCCAGCCCGAGACGATCGACGCGTTCGAGGTCGGGCTCAAGACGAGCCTGTTCGACCGCAAAGTGACCTTCAACGCCGCCGCCTATTATTACAAGTACGACAATCTGCAGGTTCCGATCGTCGATCCGGTGACCAATACCCAGCAGTCGATCAATGCGGCGAAGGCGACGATCTCGGGCCTCGAAATCGAAGCCGCCTACCGCCCCAACGACCGCTTCTCGCTGTCGACGGGCTTCGCGACCTTCTTCAAATCGGAATATGACAGCTTCAAGAACTGCGCCATCTATCGGCGCCGGGCATCGGGCCTCGCGGTTCCTCCCAATGCGGATTGCTCGGGTTTCGACCTGCCGGCAACGCCCGACGTCACCGTCAGCGTCCAGGCCAACTATAATATCCCCCTGGCCAACGGCGGGAAGTTCGAACTGAGCGGCCTGTTCAGCTACGTCGACTCGTTCGATCACGCGACCTATGGCGCCTATCCTGCGGGCGGCACGGGAGCGGGAGCTTATCCGGCTGGCATCGGACGTGCTCCGATTCAGAAGGCGACCGAGACGCTCAATCTGTCGGCCACCTTCCATGCGCCCGACGATGCGTTCTACGTCTCGGTGTGGGGTAAGGATCTGTTCAACCAGAACGATGTGTTCCGTAACGTGTCGACGACCTCCTTCGGCTATTATTCGGTGCTTTCGCGCGGGACTACCGCCGGTGTCACGATCGGCACGAAGTTCGGGTCGCAGCGCTAA
- a CDS encoding TetR/AcrR family transcriptional regulator has translation MPDIGKTGAKIVEGARRCFERYGIEKTTVEDIARAAGVSRPTVYKFFGGKMEIVDYIGFAELDKIQELVRARIQRQRNFADTTTEAIVASVQVASGNPYIRRFVEDLEVSAQSQLPTSPYQEQARHRWESVMHRAQASGELAADLDPADVVNWLSRNQVMLLRVLDQFGGDEDKLRHMVRRFVVEPLLANRPPTSS, from the coding sequence ATGCCCGATATCGGCAAGACCGGCGCGAAGATCGTCGAGGGCGCGCGTCGATGTTTCGAACGTTATGGGATCGAGAAGACGACGGTCGAGGATATCGCGCGAGCCGCCGGCGTCTCGCGCCCGACGGTCTATAAATTTTTTGGCGGCAAGATGGAGATCGTCGATTACATCGGCTTTGCCGAACTCGACAAGATTCAGGAACTTGTCCGCGCGCGCATCCAGCGCCAGCGGAATTTCGCCGACACGACGACCGAGGCGATTGTCGCGTCGGTCCAGGTGGCGAGCGGCAATCCCTATATACGCCGTTTCGTCGAGGATCTGGAAGTATCGGCGCAGAGCCAACTCCCCACCAGCCCTTATCAGGAGCAGGCGCGGCATCGCTGGGAATCGGTGATGCACCGCGCGCAGGCGAGCGGAGAACTTGCGGCGGACCTTGACCCAGCCGATGTCGTGAACTGGCTGTCGCGCAATCAGGTCATGCTGCTGCGCGTGCTCGACCAGTTCGGCGGCGACGAGGACAAGCTGCGGCATATGGTGCGTCGCTTCGTCGTCGAACCCTTGCTTGCCAATCGGCCTCCCACGTCAAGCTGA
- a CDS encoding tannase/feruloyl esterase family alpha/beta hydrolase — protein sequence MRYRTMLMMAGALTGSLTTPFAAAHDPRPVAIPGVAAAACSPEAITWAGKDVAIESIRWLADPVPYCRIDGVVRTANPGPNTVGFMIALPQSWNGRYLMTIPGGSAGYIVNPSREHLTAGYAVATTDKGSHSRGALDMSFRGDPAKSEDYAHRGTHVAAVATQTLARGYYNRSAMPRYIMGCSGGGVSTLMEAERYAGDADGFIAAGAPTSAHVQTFWAYVAQHVARDPARWISPADMTRVGQAIVAKYDAADGARDGLIWDPTQIRLSHSLFPFLSDAQYSTLEILAGGLPPVAGSDVAAPGFWFANPSLLGPIALGTAPPPWTDKTRPPLFGSTVLSMKALRATGYDALTQMDFGDPAQRNEDDALWARVGGYGYDPANLAAMQRTGGKLIMWTGASDESIPPAYTADYSDAVRARYGAESGNFFQSFFVPGMFHCRGGEGSPTYSSRAMLDAMQRWVEGGTPPADIIMTNSPRTLELNSTSNTSMYVSGMSLEKPVTADSDAGVARSYRICAYPSVSKFTGAEGSDVSDARNWKCTGMMKR from the coding sequence ATGCGATATCGGACAATGCTGATGATGGCCGGCGCGCTGACCGGATCGCTGACGACACCGTTTGCGGCGGCGCATGACCCGCGACCAGTTGCGATCCCCGGCGTAGCGGCCGCAGCCTGTTCGCCCGAGGCGATCACATGGGCGGGCAAGGATGTCGCGATCGAGTCGATCCGCTGGCTGGCCGACCCGGTGCCCTATTGCCGGATCGACGGGGTCGTGCGGACCGCAAATCCCGGGCCGAATACCGTCGGCTTCATGATCGCACTGCCGCAAAGCTGGAACGGCCGCTATCTGATGACGATTCCGGGTGGGTCGGCGGGCTACATCGTCAATCCGTCGCGCGAGCATCTGACCGCCGGCTATGCGGTGGCGACCACCGACAAGGGATCGCACTCGCGCGGTGCGCTCGACATGTCATTCCGCGGCGATCCGGCAAAGTCCGAAGATTATGCGCATCGCGGCACGCATGTGGCGGCAGTTGCGACGCAAACGCTGGCGCGCGGCTATTATAACCGCAGCGCGATGCCGCGCTATATCATGGGCTGTTCCGGGGGCGGCGTCAGCACCCTGATGGAAGCGGAGCGATACGCCGGCGATGCCGACGGCTTCATCGCGGCAGGCGCCCCAACCAGCGCCCATGTGCAGACGTTCTGGGCCTATGTCGCACAGCATGTCGCGCGCGATCCGGCGCGCTGGATATCGCCCGCCGACATGACGCGCGTCGGGCAGGCCATCGTCGCCAAATATGACGCGGCCGACGGCGCGCGCGACGGGCTGATCTGGGATCCAACGCAAATCCGCCTGTCGCATTCCTTGTTCCCGTTCCTCAGCGATGCGCAATATTCGACACTCGAAATCCTGGCCGGCGGGTTGCCCCCGGTTGCCGGATCCGACGTCGCGGCGCCGGGCTTTTGGTTCGCCAACCCCTCGCTGCTGGGACCGATCGCGCTGGGCACCGCGCCGCCGCCATGGACCGACAAGACTCGGCCGCCTCTGTTCGGATCGACCGTGCTCAGCATGAAGGCTTTGCGCGCTACCGGCTATGATGCGCTGACGCAGATGGATTTCGGGGATCCGGCACAGCGCAACGAAGACGACGCGCTGTGGGCGCGCGTCGGCGGTTATGGCTATGATCCCGCCAATCTTGCGGCGATGCAGCGAACCGGCGGCAAACTGATCATGTGGACCGGCGCCTCCGACGAATCGATCCCACCCGCGTATACGGCGGATTACAGCGACGCGGTCCGGGCTCGGTACGGCGCCGAAAGCGGAAATTTCTTCCAGAGCTTTTTCGTGCCCGGGATGTTCCATTGCCGCGGCGGCGAAGGCTCCCCAACCTACAGCAGTCGCGCGATGCTGGACGCGATGCAGCGCTGGGTGGAGGGCGGCACGCCGCCAGCTGACATCATAATGACCAACAGTCCTCGGACGCTGGAACTCAACTCGACGTCGAACACGTCGATGTATGTTTCGGGGATGAGCCTTGAAAAGCCCGTGACGGCCGATAGCGATGCCGGGGTGGCGCGAAGCTATCGTATCTGCGCCTATCCCAGCGTTTCGAAGTTCACAGGCGCGGAGGGAAGCGACGTCAGCGACGCGCGCAACTGGAAATGCACGGGAATGATGAAACGGTAA
- a CDS encoding class I adenylate-forming enzyme family protein, with the protein MNIAELVRYWARWRPEHTAVITDDVRTSWAEFDARSDAIARGLRAAGVVKGDRVGMHLDNRIEAPLLTVACLKLGAMIVPLNFKLTGSEILPLLEDADCKLVVSQAKYLDRLDLAASKLPFAIYSLDGSDVRSFSSLLIDAGAAPTEAIALTDPGFLCYTSGTTGRQKGALLTHGGAMYPGLAKNIAEGLTWRDSIMVAVPFVFTGAIVSCFIQFAVNAGGTMVLESDFDIDRYLDVIQRHRVSAATTVPVVWERLMRSPGFEKADLSSMISAAAGGAPVSIDLIEAYRAKGISLIQSYGLTEASGLAATMHGDDAIAHIGWAGRPIVGSEMKIGDADGNALANGEIGEIMVRGPHVMREYWRNPEATAATFAGDWLRTGDTGMMNDEGFVKVVDRSKDMIISGGINVYPAEIEKILSANPHIGELAVIGVPDSDWGEVPMIVASGVKDEGAALSALETDGSAQLAAFKRPRRVVFIHEPLPRTLSGKISKPTLRGLFPAVPDQAKALFGK; encoded by the coding sequence ATGAATATCGCCGAACTTGTCCGTTACTGGGCACGCTGGAGGCCCGAACATACGGCGGTGATCACCGATGACGTCCGGACGAGCTGGGCCGAGTTCGACGCGCGCAGCGACGCGATCGCGCGGGGCCTGCGCGCCGCCGGGGTGGTCAAGGGCGACCGCGTCGGCATGCACCTCGACAATAGGATCGAAGCGCCGTTGCTGACCGTCGCGTGCCTGAAGCTCGGCGCAATGATCGTGCCGCTGAACTTCAAGCTGACCGGCAGCGAAATCCTGCCCTTGCTTGAGGACGCCGACTGCAAGCTGGTCGTAAGCCAGGCAAAATATCTCGACCGCCTCGACCTGGCGGCGTCGAAGCTGCCCTTCGCCATCTACAGCCTCGACGGCAGCGACGTGCGGAGCTTTTCGTCCCTGCTGATCGATGCCGGGGCAGCACCGACCGAGGCGATCGCGCTGACCGACCCGGGCTTCCTCTGCTACACCTCTGGCACCACCGGGCGCCAGAAAGGCGCGCTGCTCACGCACGGCGGCGCCATGTATCCCGGTCTCGCCAAGAATATCGCCGAAGGGCTGACCTGGCGCGATTCGATCATGGTCGCGGTGCCCTTCGTCTTTACCGGCGCGATCGTCTCCTGCTTCATCCAGTTCGCGGTCAATGCGGGCGGGACGATGGTGCTGGAATCCGATTTCGACATCGACCGCTATTTGGACGTGATCCAGCGGCATCGGGTGAGCGCGGCGACGACGGTTCCGGTCGTCTGGGAACGGCTGATGCGGTCACCGGGTTTCGAAAAGGCCGATCTGTCGAGCATGATCTCAGCCGCCGCCGGCGGCGCGCCGGTCAGCATCGACCTGATCGAGGCCTATCGCGCCAAGGGCATTTCGCTGATCCAGTCCTATGGCTTGACCGAGGCGTCGGGGCTGGCTGCGACGATGCACGGCGACGATGCGATCGCGCATATCGGCTGGGCGGGACGCCCGATCGTCGGCAGCGAGATGAAGATCGGTGACGCCGACGGCAACGCGCTTGCCAATGGCGAGATCGGCGAGATCATGGTGCGCGGACCGCATGTCATGCGCGAATATTGGCGCAATCCCGAGGCAACCGCGGCGACGTTTGCGGGCGATTGGCTGCGCACCGGCGACACCGGCATGATGAACGACGAAGGCTTCGTGAAGGTCGTCGACCGGTCGAAGGACATGATCATCTCGGGCGGCATCAACGTCTATCCGGCCGAGATCGAGAAGATATTGTCGGCGAACCCGCACATCGGCGAACTCGCTGTGATCGGGGTTCCCGACAGCGACTGGGGCGAAGTTCCGATGATCGTCGCGAGCGGGGTGAAGGACGAAGGCGCGGCGCTGTCCGCGCTCGAAACCGACGGCTCGGCGCAGCTCGCGGCCTTCAAGCGTCCGCGCCGCGTCGTCTTCATCCACGAACCGCTGCCGCGCACCCTGTCGGGCAAGATTTCCAAACCGACGCTGCGGGGGCTGTTTCCCGCGGTGCCCGACCAGGCAAAGGCGTTGTTCGGGAAATAG
- a CDS encoding aromatic ring-hydroxylating oxygenase subunit alpha yields MKIELDTIYRRIVDHLENGTTDMAADSIEVPAAHFTDADHLARELEVFRRQPLAAATSMEIPEPGSFVTRDILGVPLLIVRQKDGSVAVFRNMCRHRGGKVEQGEKGKKPFFVCAYHGWSFKGDGSLRGIPFEEQYGTLDKGCRNLFAVEAEERHGLVWIKLPQAPQDMPIADYLGEADERLAAYDIDKLVVFMDQKIDLDINWKLVMDGAIDVLHPQFLHAEGVGKLIQTGAAVWLDLGRHGQSYSARKRLARKLKAGEPIEGGWRYLTGNLMIFPNMSVIPTPDHIEHWTVWPHLTDPGKCHVHIRFLTDPAKLTDEVAERINRSWEILRQAATEEDFPMEEMIQANAAALPTTGFLYGANEVPTQHLHLQMAREFDALA; encoded by the coding sequence ATGAAAATCGAATTGGACACGATCTATCGCCGCATCGTCGACCATCTGGAAAATGGCACGACCGACATGGCCGCGGATTCGATCGAGGTCCCCGCCGCGCATTTCACCGACGCCGACCATCTGGCCCGCGAACTCGAGGTGTTCCGGCGCCAACCGCTCGCCGCCGCGACGAGCATGGAAATCCCCGAACCCGGCAGTTTCGTCACCCGCGACATACTCGGCGTGCCGCTGCTGATCGTGCGGCAGAAGGACGGCAGCGTCGCTGTGTTCCGCAATATGTGCCGCCATCGCGGCGGCAAGGTCGAGCAGGGCGAGAAGGGCAAGAAGCCCTTTTTCGTCTGCGCCTATCATGGCTGGAGCTTCAAGGGCGACGGCAGCTTGCGCGGCATTCCGTTCGAGGAGCAATATGGCACGCTCGACAAGGGGTGCCGCAATCTCTTCGCGGTCGAGGCAGAGGAGCGCCACGGCCTTGTGTGGATCAAACTGCCTCAGGCGCCGCAGGACATGCCGATCGCCGACTATCTGGGCGAGGCCGACGAGCGGCTCGCGGCTTATGACATCGACAAGCTCGTCGTTTTCATGGACCAGAAGATCGATCTCGACATCAACTGGAAGTTGGTGATGGACGGCGCGATCGACGTGCTCCACCCGCAATTCCTGCACGCCGAAGGGGTCGGAAAGCTGATCCAGACCGGCGCCGCGGTGTGGCTCGATCTCGGGCGGCACGGCCAATCCTATTCGGCGCGCAAGCGGCTCGCGCGCAAGCTCAAGGCCGGCGAACCGATCGAGGGCGGCTGGCGCTATCTGACCGGCAACCTGATGATTTTCCCCAACATGAGCGTGATCCCGACGCCCGACCATATCGAGCATTGGACCGTGTGGCCGCATCTGACCGATCCCGGCAAATGCCATGTCCACATCCGCTTCCTGACCGATCCGGCGAAGCTGACCGACGAGGTTGCCGAGCGGATCAACCGCAGCTGGGAGATTTTGCGGCAAGCCGCGACCGAAGAGGATTTCCCGATGGAGGAAATGATCCAGGCTAATGCCGCGGCGCTGCCGACGACCGGCTTCCTCTATGGCGCCAACGAAGTGCCGACGCAGCATCTGCACTTGCAGATGGCGCGCGAATTCGACGCGCTGGCGTGA